In Kordiimonas pumila, a single genomic region encodes these proteins:
- the pyrC gene encoding dihydroorotase, producing MKSASSDISTGKNDSNPARLVIRQPDDWHVHLRDGDMMAAVASYTARQFGRAIVMPNLTPPITTVAAAEAYRERIKAAVSADLGFTPLMTCYLTDTIDPAEVERGFKAGVFTASKLYPAHATTNSSHGVTDIKTIYPVLEVMQKIGMPFLVHGEVTDSDVDIFDREAVFIERTMQQVVADFPSLKIVFEHITTAEAADFVLESGANVGATVTPQHLEYNRNAMLVGGIRPHFYCLPIIKREKHRQALRAAVTSGSAKFFLGTDSAPHVVSAKETSCGCAGIFNAPYAIESYAKVFEEEGALGKLEAFASENGPKFYGLPENSRRIVLERKQVTVPNVLEAAGAKLVPFHAGNSLDWHFVGFDSE from the coding sequence ATGAAATCAGCAAGTTCTGACATATCCACAGGTAAAAATGATAGTAACCCGGCGCGCCTTGTTATTAGGCAGCCAGATGACTGGCATGTGCATTTGCGTGATGGTGACATGATGGCTGCTGTTGCAAGCTATACGGCGCGTCAGTTTGGCCGCGCTATTGTTATGCCAAACTTGACACCACCAATCACTACAGTGGCGGCGGCGGAAGCTTACCGTGAGCGTATAAAGGCGGCTGTTTCTGCGGATCTTGGGTTTACACCGCTTATGACCTGCTACCTGACAGATACGATAGATCCGGCAGAGGTTGAGCGTGGTTTTAAAGCCGGTGTTTTTACCGCGAGTAAGCTTTACCCCGCACATGCAACGACCAATTCAAGCCACGGCGTGACAGATATTAAGACGATTTATCCGGTGCTGGAAGTGATGCAGAAAATAGGCATGCCATTTTTGGTGCACGGCGAGGTAACTGATTCTGATGTTGATATTTTTGACCGAGAAGCTGTCTTTATAGAGCGGACCATGCAGCAGGTGGTCGCCGATTTTCCGTCTCTCAAAATTGTGTTTGAACATATCACGACCGCTGAAGCTGCAGATTTTGTACTCGAATCGGGGGCAAACGTTGGTGCAACAGTAACGCCTCAACATCTTGAATATAATCGTAATGCCATGCTTGTCGGGGGGATTCGCCCGCATTTTTACTGTTTGCCAATTATCAAGCGAGAAAAACACCGCCAAGCTTTGCGAGCCGCTGTTACTTCTGGCTCTGCTAAGTTTTTTCTTGGCACTGATTCTGCGCCGCATGTTGTGAGTGCAAAAGAAACATCCTGTGGCTGCGCGGGGATATTTAATGCTCCTTATGCGATTGAAAGTTATGCCAAAGTGTTTGAAGAGGAGGGAGCACTCGGTAAGCTAGAGGCTTTTGCCTCAGAAAATGGCCCAAAGTTTTATGGTTTGCCTGAAAATTCTCGCCGTATTGTGCTGGAACGCAAGCAAGTTACTGTGCCAAATGTATTAGAGGCTGCGGGTGCGAAGCTTGTTCCTTTTCACGCGGGCAACAGCTTAGATTGGCATTTTGTAGGCTTTGATAGCGAATAA
- the pal gene encoding peptidoglycan-associated lipoprotein Pal, which translates to MISVKLGKNVACITLAALLVVACSKDPKPTPTVSAPAEPVVREDSGTPESVRQAELEAMELQKWGGATQNGVAVYAGADRIFFEYDSSELTADARSTLAKQAEWLMHYSSVKVTVEGHCDERGTREYNLALGDRRATAVKNYLIALGVPSSRLKTISYGKERPAVVGDYAQNRRGVLVVN; encoded by the coding sequence ATGATATCGGTAAAATTAGGCAAAAACGTTGCCTGCATCACTTTAGCTGCACTGCTTGTTGTAGCTTGTTCAAAAGATCCAAAGCCTACACCAACGGTATCAGCACCTGCGGAGCCTGTGGTACGTGAGGACAGCGGCACGCCAGAATCGGTTAGGCAGGCTGAACTTGAGGCTATGGAACTTCAAAAATGGGGTGGCGCTACTCAGAATGGCGTTGCTGTATATGCTGGTGCTGATCGCATATTTTTTGAATATGATAGTTCAGAGCTTACTGCAGATGCGCGTTCTACGCTTGCAAAACAAGCTGAATGGCTGATGCACTATTCAAGTGTTAAAGTAACAGTTGAAGGTCACTGTGACGAACGCGGCACACGTGAGTATAACCTGGCTCTTGGCGATCGTCGTGCTACAGCTGTAAAAAATTACCTGATTGCTTTAGGTGTGCCTTCAAGCCGTCTGAAAACAATTAGTTATGGCAAGGAACGTCCTGCTGTAGTTGGTGATTACGCACAGAACCGTCGTGGCGTTTTGGTTGTAAACTAA
- the tilS gene encoding tRNA lysidine(34) synthetase TilS — protein MITKPPITRENLIDGYCKLGVDKGTKIAIAVSGGADSLCLLLLSRFDYKVTAITVDHGLRKEAAEEASFVAALCAEYSIPHVTLRWQGDKPTANLQAAAREARYDLIKNWCVEKGIETVAVAHHQDDQAETVLLRLARGSGVYGLAGMAPVRSIGQGVSLVRPLLEYPKESLIRTVKDMGIKWVEDPSNRSEAYDRVKIRKMLANPPVEGLNAARLAGTAGRLRRSRDALEYYERQWLLAAVHFYDEGYCTVDTKQFKDAPEEIILRALASICRFVSGGTYVPRMEKILRLYSALQEGEFKGQTLYGAMFSPLSEHVALVTREVSAISTPVALESQGIWDLRFWYQAQGNISGLTIAPVGENGWIQLKNIYKDMKEFSSPRLAILAMPALFDGEQLRSVPFLGYDTLKDVSFSFSREGNK, from the coding sequence TTGATAACAAAGCCCCCGATTACACGGGAAAATCTGATAGATGGCTATTGCAAGCTTGGTGTTGATAAAGGTACCAAGATTGCTATAGCTGTTTCTGGCGGTGCAGACAGCCTTTGCCTGCTTCTTTTGTCGCGGTTTGATTATAAAGTTACAGCAATTACGGTTGACCACGGCCTCCGCAAAGAGGCGGCCGAAGAAGCCAGTTTTGTGGCTGCACTCTGCGCAGAATATTCAATTCCGCATGTTACGCTACGCTGGCAAGGTGATAAGCCGACTGCAAACCTTCAAGCCGCTGCCAGAGAAGCGCGATATGACCTGATTAAAAACTGGTGTGTTGAAAAGGGCATTGAAACCGTTGCGGTTGCTCACCACCAGGATGATCAGGCAGAAACAGTACTTTTGCGACTTGCGCGTGGTAGCGGGGTATACGGCCTTGCTGGTATGGCACCTGTACGCTCTATAGGGCAGGGTGTATCTTTGGTGCGACCGCTGCTTGAGTACCCGAAAGAATCTCTGATTCGTACCGTTAAGGATATGGGCATAAAGTGGGTGGAAGACCCCAGCAACAGATCCGAAGCATATGATAGGGTGAAGATCCGGAAAATGCTGGCAAACCCGCCAGTTGAGGGCCTGAATGCTGCACGCCTTGCTGGAACAGCAGGGCGTTTGCGGCGGAGCAGGGATGCACTTGAATATTACGAGCGCCAATGGCTTTTGGCTGCAGTGCATTTTTATGATGAAGGGTATTGTACTGTCGATACCAAGCAATTTAAGGATGCACCGGAAGAAATTATTCTGAGGGCGCTTGCTAGTATATGCAGGTTTGTTTCTGGCGGTACATATGTACCGCGTATGGAGAAAATTCTGCGATTATACAGTGCTCTGCAAGAGGGCGAATTTAAGGGCCAGACGCTATACGGCGCTATGTTTAGCCCTTTATCTGAACATGTAGCTCTTGTAACGCGCGAGGTTTCCGCGATCTCTACGCCTGTTGCGCTCGAATCACAAGGTATATGGGATTTGCGTTTCTGGTATCAAGCACAGGGCAACATTTCTGGCTTGACCATAGCGCCAGTTGGTGAAAATGGCTGGATACAATTAAAGAATATATATAAAGATATGAAGGAATTTAGTAGCCCACGATTGGCAATTTTGGCAATGCCTGCACTATTCGACGGTGAGCAATTGCGGTCAGTACCATTTTTAGGCTATGATACGTTGAAAGATGTGTCATTCAGTTTTTCCCGCGAAGGTAACAAGTAA
- a CDS encoding tetratricopeptide repeat protein, producing the protein MKIFSHFVVVGLYSVILVGSATMPAHAGDPVIDAKIELLDRQVKALQARLGSSGSAATVQPSAPVMAGEPVQDRVLLADLMAKVGALESQMRSLTGSMEEYDYRLRQQDDAIALLRKELELQREDTAAAIAKGNQQVQGTQATTPAGVTPPAATPNQVPKTVVALPKSSPSEQYKYAFAFVQKNDLENGRIALEKFIEENPKDELSGNARFWLGRVHLQEGRSGLAAQQLLALIEENPNHPKRADALVDLADALVKLDSSEDACNALAEFRRVKSTDTSRLQERANRVAKEAKCS; encoded by the coding sequence ATGAAAATCTTTTCCCACTTTGTGGTTGTTGGCCTTTATAGCGTGATACTAGTGGGTTCTGCGACTATGCCTGCACATGCAGGTGATCCTGTTATTGACGCAAAAATTGAGTTACTTGACCGGCAAGTGAAGGCCTTACAAGCAAGGCTCGGATCAAGCGGCTCTGCCGCAACCGTACAGCCATCAGCCCCGGTCATGGCAGGGGAACCGGTACAAGACCGGGTACTGCTGGCAGATCTTATGGCAAAGGTTGGCGCGCTAGAAAGCCAGATGCGGTCTTTAACGGGCAGCATGGAAGAATATGACTATAGGCTGCGCCAGCAGGATGATGCCATTGCTCTTTTACGTAAAGAGCTAGAGCTTCAGCGTGAAGATACGGCAGCTGCTATCGCAAAAGGGAACCAACAGGTGCAAGGAACGCAGGCCACAACGCCTGCTGGGGTAACGCCGCCCGCTGCTACACCGAATCAGGTACCGAAAACTGTTGTAGCTTTGCCGAAAAGTAGCCCTTCGGAGCAATATAAATACGCCTTTGCGTTTGTGCAAAAAAACGACCTGGAAAATGGCCGTATTGCACTGGAAAAATTCATTGAAGAAAACCCAAAGGATGAACTATCTGGAAATGCACGCTTTTGGCTTGGGCGTGTGCATCTGCAAGAAGGCCGAAGCGGCCTCGCGGCCCAACAGCTTTTGGCACTCATTGAAGAAAACCCGAATCACCCTAAACGAGCTGACGCTCTTGTTGATCTCGCTGATGCACTTGTAAAACTTGATAGCAGTGAAGATGCCTGTAATGCGCTTGCTGAGTTCAGACGGGTAAAAAGCACTGATACTTCAAGGCTTCAGGAACGTGCTAATCGTGTTGCTAAAGAGGCAAAGTGTAGCTAA
- a CDS encoding LysE family translocator, translating to MSQSISYALWGLSFGILLSVPVGPVNIICLRRALFGRSFDAFLLGLGAALGDAFYAALAAFGMHAVFQLIEAHDTSLKLIGGCIMIVFAWRIWTSHPHLSESPETGELVKGMAGTFLMTVTNPGVFLGFVGLYGLAGIGSLTEADGLHAGATPLVAGVFVGAGLWWGLLALLTKSFRDKINDRLLEILNHISASLIGLFALITLLSALIL from the coding sequence GTGAGCCAATCAATATCATATGCACTATGGGGCCTGAGCTTCGGGATTTTACTTTCTGTACCAGTTGGGCCGGTGAATATTATTTGCCTGCGCCGCGCCTTGTTTGGCCGTTCTTTTGATGCTTTTTTATTAGGCTTGGGGGCAGCCCTTGGTGATGCATTTTATGCAGCCCTTGCAGCATTCGGTATGCATGCTGTGTTTCAGCTTATTGAAGCTCATGATACTTCACTTAAGCTTATCGGTGGGTGCATCATGATCGTTTTTGCTTGGCGAATTTGGACAAGCCACCCTCACTTGAGCGAAAGCCCTGAAACGGGGGAGCTTGTAAAAGGTATGGCTGGTACTTTTTTAATGACGGTTACCAACCCTGGTGTTTTTTTAGGGTTTGTTGGTCTTTACGGCCTTGCCGGAATCGGCAGTTTAACCGAAGCTGATGGCCTGCATGCCGGTGCGACACCTCTCGTGGCAGGTGTTTTTGTGGGCGCAGGCCTCTGGTGGGGGCTTCTTGCACTCCTTACAAAGAGCTTTCGAGATAAAATTAATGACCGCCTGCTGGAAATTCTCAATCACATTTCTGCGAGCCTGATTGGCCTTTTTGCCCTGATTACCCTGCTCAGCGCACTAATTTTGTAG
- the folP gene encoding dihydropteroate synthase: MLNNLPDGTKIYLCPVGFVYGHPNAYSFQQTGLMFLELRVVARVGLDKVADFYCAPAVLLSASKGFSKSVRQQIVQQLQALQSSAKPVALPRRSKSLVFTRPLIMGILNVTPDSFSDGGKYIDPVHAVKQARAMVAAGADIIDIGGESTRPGAEPVWEGEEAERVVPVMEALREDAITLSIDTRRASVMEKALAAGADIINDVSALTYDSESMRIVAESDAPVILMHAQGTPEVMQDNPHYADTLLDVYDYLSDRITACENKGIDRSRIIIDPGIGFGKRMVQDNLALINGMSLFTSLGCPILFGASRKSFIGAITGETEATKRLPGSLMAAMKAVELGAHIIRVHDVVETRQALLVVQAFRDAATVAAMRKD; this comes from the coding sequence ATGTTGAATAATCTACCTGACGGGACAAAGATTTATCTTTGTCCCGTTGGTTTTGTTTATGGCCACCCTAATGCCTATTCTTTTCAGCAAACGGGGCTCATGTTTCTTGAACTTCGTGTTGTTGCGCGTGTTGGCCTTGATAAAGTGGCTGATTTCTATTGTGCCCCTGCCGTTTTGCTATCTGCAAGCAAGGGCTTTTCAAAGAGTGTTCGACAACAAATAGTGCAACAGCTTCAAGCTTTGCAATCTAGCGCTAAACCCGTTGCCTTACCCCGAAGGTCTAAAAGCCTTGTTTTTACACGCCCTTTGATTATGGGCATTTTAAATGTCACACCAGACAGCTTTTCTGATGGCGGTAAATACATAGACCCGGTTCATGCTGTAAAGCAGGCACGTGCGATGGTGGCTGCCGGCGCCGATATTATTGATATTGGCGGCGAAAGCACACGGCCCGGAGCAGAGCCAGTTTGGGAAGGTGAGGAAGCTGAACGTGTTGTGCCTGTTATGGAGGCGCTGAGAGAAGATGCTATTACGCTATCTATTGATACGAGGCGGGCCAGTGTAATGGAAAAGGCGCTCGCAGCGGGTGCCGATATTATAAATGATGTTAGCGCTTTAACTTATGACAGTGAGAGCATGCGTATAGTAGCGGAAAGTGATGCTCCGGTTATTTTAATGCATGCACAGGGTACACCGGAAGTAATGCAGGATAACCCGCATTATGCTGATACATTGCTTGATGTTTATGATTATCTTTCAGACCGGATTACGGCGTGTGAAAACAAAGGGATTGATAGGTCACGGATAATCATTGATCCAGGTATAGGCTTTGGTAAAAGAATGGTGCAGGATAACCTTGCGCTGATTAATGGTATGTCCCTTTTTACGAGCCTTGGGTGTCCGATTTTATTTGGTGCATCGCGTAAAAGTTTTATCGGTGCAATAACAGGTGAAACGGAAGCGACTAAACGATTGCCCGGCTCGCTGATGGCCGCTATGAAAGCCGTGGAACTTGGCGCACATATTATACGTGTGCATGATGTGGTAGAAACCAGACAGGCTTTGCTGGTGGTACAGGCATTTAGGGACGCTGCTACGGTTGCAGCTATGCGTAAAGATTAA
- the thiD gene encoding bifunctional hydroxymethylpyrimidine kinase/phosphomethylpyrimidine kinase, whose translation MTEAALTRGRVLVVAGSDPSGGAGIQADIKTISALRGYAATAITALTVQNTLGVTDVMPVPSSFIASQIKAVLSDIGADCVKTGMLHSAEVVETVVSILSEANFRGAVVVDPVMVATSGDRLLEVTAVESLKKLLIPRATVLTPNIPEAELLTGTVIKSVDDMRRAAGFIIKMGAESVLMKGGHLDTETIHDVLIMADGTEYICAAQKRHTRHTHGTGCTLASALATGLALGQALPDAFRHAHAFVQAAIEAAPGFGAGCGPLGHSYVRVP comes from the coding sequence ATGACAGAAGCGGCCCTGACACGTGGCCGGGTTCTGGTTGTTGCCGGCTCTGACCCGTCGGGCGGCGCTGGCATTCAGGCTGATATAAAAACTATTTCGGCCTTGCGCGGCTATGCTGCAACTGCAATCACAGCTCTTACGGTACAAAACACGTTAGGTGTAACAGATGTTATGCCCGTGCCATCTAGCTTTATTGCAAGCCAGATAAAGGCTGTACTATCTGATATTGGCGCAGACTGTGTTAAAACAGGTATGCTTCATAGTGCAGAGGTGGTCGAAACCGTGGTATCTATTCTCAGCGAAGCCAACTTCAGGGGCGCTGTTGTTGTCGACCCGGTAATGGTGGCAACGTCTGGCGACAGGCTTTTAGAAGTAACGGCGGTTGAAAGCCTGAAAAAACTTCTCATTCCTCGTGCAACAGTTTTAACGCCTAATATACCTGAGGCTGAATTGCTGACGGGCACGGTGATAAAGTCGGTTGATGATATGCGCCGCGCTGCGGGTTTCATTATAAAAATGGGGGCTGAATCTGTGCTTATGAAAGGTGGTCATTTGGATACTGAAACCATTCATGATGTACTGATTATGGCAGATGGCACAGAATATATTTGTGCGGCACAAAAACGGCACACACGGCACACACATGGCACAGGCTGCACACTTGCAAGTGCGCTTGCGACAGGCTTGGCATTAGGGCAGGCTTTGCCTGACGCCTTTCGGCACGCGCATGCTTTTGTGCAAGCTGCAATTGAGGCTGCCCCGGGCTTTGGGGCAGGGTGCGGGCCACTTGGCCATTCTTATGTGAGGGTACCATGA
- a CDS encoding alpha/beta fold hydrolase, producing the protein MTEELAFRVKGEGEPLVMLHGLFGSGDNLGGIIRLLSAEYKTIALDLRGHGRSPHLGTLSYPQMADDVMRFMDKQGIESAYVFGHSMGGKTAMQLAISHPNRVKKLIVGDIAPVAYTPHHTQILAGMQAVAKAAPTDRKEAETLLAEYESEPEVLSFLLTNWRRVSDNTWGWRLDLEAICRDYDNLIAGIEGGEYEGETLFLRGGRSDYIKAEHRDTILRLFPKASVKTVEGTSHWLHAEKPDLIARAIMKFLQL; encoded by the coding sequence ATGACGGAAGAGTTGGCGTTTCGAGTGAAAGGCGAGGGCGAACCCCTCGTTATGTTGCACGGACTGTTTGGGTCTGGCGATAATCTTGGCGGCATTATACGGCTACTGTCTGCGGAATATAAAACGATTGCACTTGACCTTAGAGGGCATGGCAGAAGCCCGCATCTGGGTACATTAAGTTACCCTCAAATGGCAGATGATGTGATGCGCTTTATGGATAAACAAGGCATTGAAAGCGCTTATGTTTTTGGGCATTCCATGGGGGGTAAAACCGCAATGCAACTGGCTATTTCACACCCGAACCGGGTGAAAAAGCTTATCGTTGGGGATATAGCCCCAGTTGCTTATACGCCGCACCATACCCAAATTCTAGCAGGAATGCAGGCTGTAGCAAAAGCGGCGCCGACTGACCGCAAGGAGGCAGAAACATTGCTGGCTGAATATGAAAGCGAGCCTGAGGTGTTGAGCTTTCTGTTAACCAATTGGCGACGAGTTTCTGATAATACTTGGGGCTGGCGGCTTGACCTAGAAGCCATTTGCCGTGATTATGACAATCTAATCGCTGGCATAGAGGGTGGTGAATATGAGGGCGAAACCCTGTTTTTAAGGGGTGGACGTTCTGATTATATAAAAGCTGAACACAGGGACACGATCTTGCGCTTGTTCCCAAAGGCTTCTGTTAAAACAGTTGAAGGCACCAGCCATTGGTTGCATGCTGAGAAACCGGACCTGATCGCTAGAGCTATTATGAAGTTTTTACAGTTATAG
- the glmM gene encoding phosphoglucosamine mutase — translation MGRKYFGTDGIRGTVNQGFMTPDVAMRIGLAAGKLFTRGDHVHRVVIAKDTRRSGYMFEPALAAGFVAAGMDVYMVGPMPTPAVAMLVKSLRADVGVMISASHNPHYDNGIKFFGPDGYKLSDKQEEKIERYVDNGVNDILVSSERLGRATRLEDAGGRYVEFAKATVPTGVTFDGLKVVVDCANGAAYKVAPTVLWEMGAEVISMGVRPDGFNINDGCGSTHPDLMCERVVATGADIGIALDGDADRLILCDENGRIIDGDQIMALITRNWHKRGLLKGGGLVSTVMSNLGLERLLQAEGLTLERTQVGDRYVVERMRSGGFNVGGEQSGHIVLSDFSTTGDGLVSALQVLMEISCSGKPASVTCRQFDPVPQLLKNVRYKGGDPLSAANVVKSIAAAESELGASGRLVIRKSGTEPVVRVMAEGDNEDIVTRLVDSICSEIEAAA, via the coding sequence ATGGGCCGTAAATATTTTGGAACGGACGGCATTAGGGGAACTGTAAACCAAGGTTTTATGACACCTGATGTGGCTATGCGTATTGGCCTTGCTGCGGGCAAACTTTTTACCCGTGGTGACCATGTGCACCGGGTTGTTATTGCCAAGGATACACGGCGTTCTGGCTACATGTTTGAACCTGCACTTGCTGCTGGTTTTGTGGCGGCAGGTATGGATGTTTATATGGTTGGTCCCATGCCAACACCTGCGGTGGCGATGCTGGTAAAATCACTCCGTGCTGATGTGGGTGTCATGATCTCGGCCAGCCATAACCCACACTATGATAATGGGATCAAATTCTTTGGCCCTGATGGCTATAAACTTTCTGACAAGCAGGAAGAAAAGATCGAGCGGTACGTTGATAACGGCGTGAATGATATTCTGGTGTCGTCCGAACGGCTTGGTCGTGCCACCCGGCTTGAAGATGCAGGTGGTCGCTATGTTGAGTTTGCCAAGGCAACGGTGCCAACAGGTGTTACATTTGACGGCCTGAAGGTGGTGGTAGACTGCGCAAACGGTGCGGCCTACAAGGTTGCCCCCACTGTGCTCTGGGAAATGGGGGCCGAAGTTATCTCCATGGGGGTGCGGCCTGACGGATTTAATATTAATGATGGATGTGGTTCGACCCATCCTGATCTGATGTGCGAACGTGTTGTGGCAACGGGCGCTGATATTGGTATTGCACTCGACGGTGATGCCGACAGGTTGATTTTGTGCGATGAAAATGGCCGTATTATTGATGGTGACCAGATTATGGCGCTCATTACCCGTAATTGGCATAAGCGCGGCCTCCTTAAAGGTGGCGGCCTTGTTAGTACGGTTATGTCCAATTTAGGGCTTGAGCGGCTGTTGCAGGCTGAAGGCCTTACTTTAGAGCGAACACAGGTGGGTGATCGCTATGTTGTAGAGCGTATGCGAAGTGGTGGTTTTAATGTGGGCGGCGAGCAATCTGGGCATATTGTATTAAGCGATTTTTCAACAACGGGTGATGGCCTTGTTTCTGCTTTGCAGGTTTTGATGGAAATTAGCTGCTCAGGGAAACCTGCCTCTGTCACATGTAGGCAGTTTGACCCTGTGCCCCAGCTTCTGAAAAATGTGCGCTATAAGGGGGGAGACCCTTTAAGCGCGGCTAATGTTGTTAAGTCAATTGCAGCGGCTGAGAGTGAGCTTGGTGCATCAGGTAGGCTGGTGATCAGAAAATCCGGTACAGAACCTGTGGTGCGGGTAATGGCTGAAGGGGACAATGAAGATATAGTAACCCGGCTTGTAGATAGTATTTGTTCTGAAATTGAGGCTGCAGCCTGA
- the ftsH gene encoding ATP-dependent zinc metalloprotease FtsH yields MRNALVWGVIIVLLIALFQFVQGSNSHVREVSYSEFLESVEQNQVKTAEITGQNIEFKDGQGQVLRTVKPPFDPDLYGILRTNNVDFKEIVKEESLFTSLLFSMLPFLLIIGIWIFFMRQMQGKGGGGGAMGFGKSRARLLTEKQGRVTFNDVAGIEEAKEELEEIVDFLKDPQKFQKLGGKIPKGALLVGPPGTGKTLLARAIAGEANVPFFTISGSDFVEMFVGVGASRVRDMFEQAKKNAPCIIFIDEIDAVGRHRGAGLGGGNDEREQTLNQLLVEMDGFEANEGIIIIAATNRPDVLDPALLRPGRFDRQVVVPNPDIDGREKILGVHMKKVPLAPDVEVNTIARGTPGFSGADLMNLVNEAALLAARRGKKIVAMQEFEDAKDKVMMGAERRSMVMTEDEKKLTAYHEGGHALVSVHCKSSDPIHKATIIPRGRALGMVMRLPERDEYSQSREKMHANLAIAMGGRVAEEMIFGYDKVTSGASSDIQYATSLARSMVTQWGMSDKLGPLQYAANEQEVFLGHSVSNKQNVSGATAKVIDEEIRAFVENANDRAKKILTDHVDDLHKLAAALLEFETLSGAEINSLLKGEEIRRSTKPKDSDTPKAPPAVSTAVPTAGIEHGKQPQPEG; encoded by the coding sequence ATGCGGAATGCGCTTGTTTGGGGCGTTATAATTGTCCTGTTGATTGCCCTGTTCCAGTTTGTTCAGGGAAGTAATAGCCATGTCCGTGAGGTCAGCTACAGTGAGTTTTTAGAGTCTGTTGAACAGAATCAGGTGAAAACTGCAGAAATAACTGGGCAAAATATTGAGTTCAAAGATGGTCAAGGTCAAGTTTTACGTACTGTAAAGCCACCATTTGATCCTGATCTATATGGAATTTTGCGCACGAATAACGTTGATTTTAAAGAGATCGTTAAAGAAGAAAGCCTGTTTACCAGCCTGCTTTTCTCTATGTTACCTTTTCTGCTGATTATTGGTATCTGGATATTCTTTATGCGCCAGATGCAAGGCAAAGGCGGTGGTGGTGGTGCTATGGGTTTTGGGAAATCACGCGCGCGCTTGCTAACTGAAAAACAGGGCCGTGTAACATTTAATGACGTTGCCGGTATTGAAGAAGCAAAAGAGGAGCTTGAGGAAATTGTCGATTTCCTGAAAGATCCGCAAAAGTTCCAGAAGCTTGGCGGCAAGATCCCTAAAGGTGCTTTGCTTGTTGGCCCTCCAGGCACGGGTAAAACCCTTTTGGCCCGGGCTATTGCTGGTGAAGCTAATGTGCCATTTTTCACCATTTCAGGCTCAGACTTTGTCGAAATGTTTGTGGGTGTTGGTGCAAGCCGGGTCCGCGATATGTTTGAACAGGCAAAGAAAAATGCGCCTTGTATTATCTTTATTGATGAGATCGATGCTGTTGGGCGACACAGGGGCGCTGGCCTCGGCGGCGGTAACGACGAACGCGAGCAAACTCTGAATCAGCTTCTTGTTGAAATGGACGGGTTTGAGGCCAACGAAGGCATTATCATTATTGCCGCAACCAACAGGCCGGATGTATTGGACCCTGCGCTCTTGCGTCCGGGCCGGTTTGACCGTCAGGTTGTTGTGCCGAACCCTGATATTGACGGCCGCGAGAAAATTCTTGGCGTTCATATGAAAAAAGTGCCTCTTGCGCCAGATGTTGAGGTTAACACCATAGCGCGCGGTACGCCGGGCTTCTCTGGTGCAGACCTTATGAACCTTGTGAATGAAGCGGCTCTTCTTGCTGCGCGTCGCGGCAAAAAAATTGTCGCCATGCAGGAATTTGAAGACGCGAAAGATAAGGTTATGATGGGTGCTGAGCGGCGCTCAATGGTCATGACAGAAGACGAAAAGAAACTAACCGCCTACCACGAAGGTGGACATGCGCTTGTTTCTGTTCATTGTAAGTCATCGGATCCTATTCATAAAGCAACGATTATTCCGCGCGGTCGTGCCCTTGGTATGGTGATGCGCCTGCCGGAGCGTGACGAGTACTCTCAAAGCCGTGAGAAAATGCATGCTAACCTTGCAATTGCAATGGGGGGCCGTGTGGCAGAAGAGATGATTTTTGGCTATGATAAAGTAACGTCTGGGGCGTCTAGTGATATTCAGTACGCAACCAGCCTTGCCCGTAGCATGGTAACCCAGTGGGGCATGTCAGATAAGCTTGGCCCATTACAGTATGCGGCGAACGAGCAGGAAGTCTTTTTGGGGCATTCTGTTTCTAATAAACAAAATGTTTCCGGGGCTACAGCTAAAGTGATTGATGAAGAAATTCGTGCTTTTGTTGAGAATGCCAATGACCGGGCTAAAAAGATTTTGACTGATCATGTCGATGATTTACACAAACTTGCTGCCGCACTTCTTGAGTTTGAAACGCTGAGTGGCGCTGAAATCAATAGCCTTTTAAAAGGTGAAGAAATACGCCGTTCTACAAAGCCAAAAGACAGTGACACCCCAAAAGCACCGCCTGCAGTTTCCACGGCTGTGCCAACAGCGGGCATTGAACACGGCAAGCAGCCACAACCTGAAGGCTGA